The Bacteroidales bacterium DNA window TTCGGGGTCAACCACAACAAGCCGGGCGTTAACAGGATGTGCAATTGGGGGATCGTGCTTAAGAAATATTCTTGGAAGCTTGCGCTGTTCGGGCGAAAGAATGTCGTACTGGTCGACAAGGTAATTCCGGTCAGTCTGGTAAAGGACTACATCAAAATGGTGAGTTTTGACTTCCTCTGCGGGAACTTCGATTACATTGGGACCGAAGGGGAAAGTAAGGCCACGGCCGTAATATCCTTCGTCCCGTTTTTCATTAACCGGGATGTAAATTTCGTAATTACCCAGGGAAAGATAATAGAGATAACTCCCATGGATATGCCATGTAAAAATCTTCTTGCGCATAACAGCATTGCCTTTAACGATGTGATCCAATAATTTAGGAACAGGACTTTCTTGAAAAGGTTTATCAGAAGCGGTTCTATCTGCTCAACTTTAACATTTGGGCTGGCACCAAGTATCCAGTATCAAGCTTTTAATTGCCCCGTGCCTTCAGGCCGGGGTATATTATCCTATGATCACCGTCATGTCAATGGCTTTAGCCATCTCCGGTTAACAGGTGTTTTAGACGGGATGTTTATATGTATCTCCTCCGCATCCAGTATCCGGCATCTTTCTCAAATAATATTTTGATCATAAGACTATTTTGAATATTTTTGCCGTCCATTGAAGCAATTTCTTTTGGCCCTATAGTTCAATGGATAGAACGGAGGTTTCCTAAACCTTAAATCCAGGTTCGATTCCTGGTGGGGCTACTAAGCAATGAGTAATCGGTAATCATTGATCTGTAATCGGTAATCCGAAATGCTTCTTTAATCGTAAATCGTAAATCGTAAATCGTAAATTTTCTCTTAGGGTTTTAGGTAGCCGTTTTCCCTGAACCATTGCATGGCATCTTTAATGGCTGTTTCAACCGGAGTCTGTGGCATGTTTAATTCATGTACAGCCTTTAATCCCGTATAATAATTACCTGTGCGCAGGATTTCTGCATTAATTGAATTCAGGTCGGAACGTATACCTGCATAAGAAATTAGATTTCCAATATCTCCCAATAATGAAAGGAACCAGCCTGGCAACAGAATTTTAAGTGATTTTTGACCCGTTGTTTTTTTAAGTTTCTCAAAGAATTCTGAATAGGTCAGATTTTCATTGGCCAGTAAATAGCACGATCCTGATTTACCATTTTGTATTGCATTGCAGATTGCTATTGATGCATCACCGACATGAATAAAGTTCTTTCCTCCCGGGGGAATAAATACAAATCTTCTCCCGTACATCATCAGCAGAATCCTTCCGGAACTTGGTTTTGTGTCATATGGCCCGATCATGAACGTGGGATTGACAACTACTGTATTCAGCTTTGCGGTCAGCCCGTAATCCTGCACAAGCTCCTGCGCTTTCATCTTGCTTATCGCATAGGGAGCATGCGAAAAAGGATATTTCACCGGATTCGTTTCATTACCCGGATTTTTCCGGGTTCCATGACCAAGGGTGTTTGCCGTACTTATAAAAATAAACCTTTTGATATGGTGCTTCCCTGAAGCCTCAAGAAGATTTAAAGTCGCCTGGTAATTTGTCTGCATCAGGGGCTCAAAACTCCTGTAGTGCTGTGAGGTATCGGCTGCCGCATGTATAACCACATCACAACCTGTCACGGCGTCTTCAGCATCAATCATATTTACCATATTCCCCCGGAACAGCTCATAGTCCGCCCCGTTCAAAGCAGATAAATCAGCCGTCGCACGTACCAGGGCCCGTACCTGATGTCCTCTTTTATTAAGCTCCCTGATTACATTGGAAGCGAGGAACCCGTTTGCTCCGGTTACCAGGATCTTCATGAATTGAAAGTTAGGGATTTTTCAAACAACAAATCACAAAAAAGTAACCACAAGCTCAACGGACATATGATTTCGTTTGATTATTTACCACAAAAAGCATGACTGAGCTTGTCGAAGGCATGCTTGTTATTGTTTAATATCGCGGTGGCTGAGCTTGCCGAAGCCATGCGAACACTGAACACCAATTTGCGATTTAAGAAGTTTTGCCAATCACAACAACGTTATCGATCCGAAACTGGCATAAATTTTTAGTTTCGGCAGGGATGGCGACGGAACATAATTCAACATCCACTTTTCCTGGTCCTGCTTCGGATTATAATTGGTTGTAAACAGGCTGGCATTTGTTGTATAACATTCCTTTGCCATGGTGAGGGGACAATGCGATCCTTCAAACTCTAAAACATTCGGTTTGCAATTCTTATTGTTAACCAGGATTTCAGTTGCATGGCTATTAATCGTCAGGTTGAAAGGCTTTTCTCCGGAAATCATTTTAAAACTCCCTGATTCACATTCAACCGATAATTTTCCGGAAACATTGTCCATTGTAATACCAGCATACCGGGTTTTGAGCGAACCACGCACATTTGAGTTTGTTGCAGCAAAATCCCCGACCTGGATGGAGAGATTCAAAATACCATTGTAATTCGTTACAGCCAGGTCACAGTATTGGAGACCGCCAGCTAATACTCCTGATATTTCGTTCACCGTAACCCTGCCAAATTTATTATTAACAGTAATGTTAGCCCAGGATGGCACATGGATCACATATCCGCATGTCAATGTACTTTTAATTTCCTGTGGCTCATTATCAGGAATAACCGTCTTGTTATTGAGAAATATGTTTCCCCTGCTGCTTATGAGATTATACACAATACGATCCAGATCTTTCCGGGCAACGGATTCCTCTTTATTTTTTGCGCTCATTGTAAATTCAACGGAAACTTCAGACCGGTCCCATTTTTGAATGCTAATTATGCCCCGTTCCGCCTGAATGATGATCTGACCATGAGTATTGTATTTAAATGTTTTTTCAGATTTCCGGGTAACCGTTTTATAGGTTTCCTGGGCCGGCAGGTTATAAAAGCCGGCAGCGAATAGTATAAGTAGTAAAATTTTTGCCATGGCCTTTAATTATCGGTTATTCTGACCTCTGATGATCACAATACCGGCTCGCATACCAATCACAGGGACAAAATGATTCCTGGTGAGGATTGTGTATCCGGGCCATTCTCCATTTGGCGCCCTGAAAACAGGATATTCCTGAACCTCATATTTCAAACCGCCAAATAAATCGATATATCCGATTTTTCCCAGGGTCTTCTGGATCCCGATTTCGGTGCTCAGACCGTATTTTTTTAGCAATATGACTTTTCCCGCATGGTTCGTATTATACAGGTCAGTTACATTAATCCTGTAGTCTTTATAGAACAGGTCTCCAAACGCTGCAAGGGCTGCATAGGTTCCTGATAACGAATTGGTGATTGCAGGATAATATCGTAACTGTTCCTGAATTTTGATCGTGGGAAAATAATTGGCATCATAGTCAAAAAAAGTATTGTTATCACGAAATGCTTCCATTTCTTCCAAACCTGCTCCAATATAGGTGTCTAAGGACCAGTTATGAGATAAAAAACGCTCATAACCAATATTGGTATGTAAAATTCCTAAATCAGCTAGATTAAATTTCCAGACCGATCTGGCTTCGGTTCTTTGTTTATTCAGTGTAAGCATTTTTCCGAGATCAAACCCTGCCCTGATTCCTAATGTGGGTGTCAGATGCCACGAGCGATCGAGAACTGAATTGCTGTAACGGTCCATTGGCAATTCATAAACTGAAGTTTCCTGGTTGCCGCCTAAAAACCGGAGGCCAACATAGATATCAAAATAAGCACTCTGACCGATCTGTCGTTGCATGCCATACCTTAAACCTGTTCCATAAAAAAATCTTTTATCCACAAGCATTGCACCCGTGACATCTGGTTTTGGCTGATAATCTTCACCGCTGAAAACTTCAAGAGCCACGTAATTACCCGAAAAACCGTTTATGTTCTGTCCATATTTTTCACGCTTTTTGAAATTGTAGTAATACTTTAATTGCTGATCGACTTCCCATTCAAATTTCATGGGGAAGAAGCCATCTTTCCAGGGGAGTCCGAATTTTACAAAAGTTTCTTCCGACCAGTTTTTACCCATTTTGTGTTCATAGGAAATGGCAGGCATCAAAACACCGGAACCGGCCAGATCCAGTTTCCATAAAGACTTAATGGGTTTTTCCTTTTCAGCAAGGAATTGTTGATAGAGCCTGTCGTATTTTACATCTGTTGTGTCAATCAACTTTTTTGATAACGGAATGGAATCCTGCTGTGCATTTAAGGCCAGGGAAGCAACAATGAATGCGAAACTGATTTTAATGTGCAATGATGTCATATAAGGTTAATTAGGATTGGATGAGCATTTTTACCATTTTCTTTTCTATTTCAACCCGTGTGTTCTCGAGTCTCAGAAAATATTTCATAAGTTGGGGATCATCCGGCTTCATGTATTTTTCAAGCTCGTTAATTTCAATCTTCACATCACCGAGCTGCTTTTCAAGGTCAATGAAAGCAGGACTTTTGCAGACATCCGGGTTATTCTCACAAAGGGCAGGATCATAAACCGGACTGGTGATCTGAACGGTTTCTGATCCCTGCGATTCCATTGCCTCTCGGGATTTTATAATGCCATACAGGGCCAGGGCAGACACCACGATTACAACCGCCGCAGCCGCCAGTATTTGCATGCGTTTTACAGTGAGAAAGCGTTTCGGATTCTTATCCAGTTCTTTTTCAATTTTTTCCCAAACTGTACCAGGTGCTTTGAATGAAGGTAACTTATTTTTCAATGAAGATTCACAGTCAAGCTGTGCTTCAATCCGCTCCCATAAAGCCGGATCAGGCATTTTGAATGCCGGCAGTTCCTTAATTGCCTTCTTCACTATGTGTTTTTTATCCTTCATCTGTCGTCTTTAAACTCCTGTAAATAGTGCTGGAGAATTACTTTTGCCCTTGATAGCTGTGATTTTGAAGTACCTTCAGAAATATTCAGCATGGTTGCTGTTTCCTTGTGAGAATACCCTTCCACCTCGATTAAAATGAATACCGACCGGTAACCGGGACTCAGCAAAGAAATGGCCTTGTCAAGAAGCTCCCCGGTAAGGTTTTCATCCCATCCCGCCGACTCGGAAAGGTCACCTGATTGTTCCAACTCTGTCGCGGTGTCCGGAGTATACCGAAACTCTTTCCTCTGAATTCTTAATGAGCAACGGATTATGATTGTTCTGATCCAGGTTCCAAGCGACGATTCAAACCTGTAATTTGAAATACCCCTGAAAACCTCTATAAACCCTTCCTGTAGCGCATCGGCTGCCAGTGCTTCATTCCTCAGGATCCGGAAAGCCACGGTATACATGGCATCTTTGTACTTTTCAAAGAGCATTTTCTGCCAATACCGGTCCCCTTGCAGGCATCCCTGTACCAAACTTTTATCATTCCCCTGTTTGTGAAACGGCATTTGACTGAAATTCATCTTATAGTGTAAAGAAAGTAAAAAAAGGTTGCATGTATGCTGGATACTGGATACTGGATGCCGGATGCCGGAAATCTGCCCGCACAGGCATGGCGTTGAAAAGAGCGATACTGGATGCTGGATGCTGGATGAAAACCAATACCGACCCGAATACTGATTTACGATTTAAGAAGTCTTGCCAGACTCAATATTTGATTAAATTTATATGTTCTCAGCCGATAATTTTCACCCATTTTCATTTTATGAAACCACATTCAACTCAGAACCGCATGATCTCCCTTGATTTTCTCAGGGGACTCACCATTGCTTTTATGATTCTTGTAAATAACCCGGGAAGCGAGGAACAAAAATTCTACCTCCTCGGACATGCCCCATGGCACGGCATTACAATTGCCGATTTCGTGTTCCCGTTCTTCGTTTTTATCATGGGCATTTCAATTACGTTGTCCCTTTCAAAGCTGAAGGACTCCAGACCAAATCAAACCCTTTATTTCCGGATTGCTAAACGCACTTTCCTGTTATTCGGAATCGGCATATTGCTGAATCTCCTGCTGATCCCTTATCTGGGCGGATTACGTATAGCCGGTGTTCTGCAACGAATTGCAATAGTTTACCTGGCTTGCAGCATTCTTTACATTAAGACAGGCTGGAAAACTCAAACAGCCATCGCAGCTGTTATTCTTATTGGCTACTGGCTTGTGATGACGCTTGTTCCTGTACCTGAAACCGGAAAGCCTTCGCTGGAACCGGTCAATAACCTGGCCTCATGGTTCGACAGAAAATACCTCCCCGGGATACTGTGGGATAAAGTTCATGATCCTGAAGGGATTCTCAGTACTTTTCCGGCAATAGTTACCGGAATGCTCGGAATGCTTACGGGTACCTTCATGAGAAAATTTGAAAAACTAAGCGGTGCCGTTCGCAAATTACCGATTTTAGGAATATCACTGCTTTTAGCCGGTATTGCCTGGTCATTCGTATTCCCGGTTAACAAAAATCTGTGGACAAGCTCCTTTGTGCTTGTAACCGCAGGTTCAGCCCTGCTTGTTTTCGCACTTTGTATTTGGGTAATCGATATAATGAAAAGAGACAAACTGGTTTTCCCTTTTGTCGTTTTTGGCTCAAATGCCATAGCAGCCTATATCATATCATTCCTGTTCCTGGGACTGGTCACCCCTGCATTTTTTGCCGGTAAATCACTGGTGCAGGTTTGCTGGGATGCCATGGTTTCAGTCGGGATATCCCCTGAATTCAGCTCGCTGATCTGGGCGCTGATGTATGTGGGTTTGTGTTATATCCCTGTTTATGTGTTGTACAGGAAGAAGATATTTGTGAAATTATAAATAACACCTATTCTACCCTCGCCGGGTAGGCCTTGCCGTAATTGATATCACGGCGGGTTACAATGATGTTCTTCACCACCATGTTTCGCCTGAAAGTGCTGTCGGTATTTGAATAGTTGGCTATATAACCACGGATGTTCGTATAAGAACTGTCAATTACGCGGCGGACAGCCTCGTAATTGCGGTTTTCACCCGTACGATTGGTAAACCTGATTTCCTGGAAATTCAGCTTCCTGCCTTCAGCACTGGTATCACTTTTATACAAATAAACACTCATCCTGGGATCAACCGACATATCATCGTCCAGCAGCTTCACATCGGCAGAAACGGTATATATTCCCGGTCCGCTTATCGGCACGTCAATAGCGATGCGGTCAGGTCCGTTTTTGGGGAACACATAAGTAGTATCATTTTTATACAACGTTTCGGTTCCGGCAATCTCGATCTGCTTTTCGGTATCGATAATATCCTGTTCCATGCGCTTCAGCTTTGCTGTAACCGCATTGTAAATTTTCTGAAATTTTTCAGGCCTGGCTCCGTAATAAATCAGGGTGGAATCAAACATGGCACGGGTTATATGGTGCTTTTCAAATACCGAACCGTACAATGTGGCCGAATCAACCCTGTATTTCAGATCCATATCACGCCTGTACTGAACTCCAATCGATTCAGCAATGTGCAGGTCAACCAGCACCGAAATAAATTGCTTTTCAGGTAAAATGAAAGCTTTATGGTTGTGCCGGCATGAAACCGAAAGCAGCAGGATTATCACTATTCCTGCTGCCCGGTAACCTGATAAAAATATTTTTTTCTGCATCAGTCTTTAATATCGTTGAACCGGTATCCGAGCATAATCTCATGGGATCCAAAGTTATGCGCTCCCAATGGATTTAACACGAGATCATAGGAATATCCTATATAAATTTTCCGGTCGTAAATATAGCCTATCATTATGGATAATGCTTCCTGTGTGCGGTAAGAAAGTCCGGCCCAGTACATGTTTTTATACCATACCCGGCAATTCACATCAAGCTGAAACGGTGCAGGCCATACTTTTTTAAGAACAATTCCGGGCTCCACCGCCCATTCGCGATTTACATAATATTTGTAACCGCCCACAAGGTAAATATGTGGTTTTAACCGGCTGCTGCTGTCACGGCTTGTTGAAGAATACAGGTTGATCTTGTTATTCAACACATGCCTGAAAACCAATCCTACATTGTATGTTGATGACCAGAAATAAAAACCTACATTGGCATCCGGAATGTAATAGCTTTCCTTTGAATTGACCACAGGATCAGCATCATCGTACATATCGATTTTTGAAAAGTCGATTTTATACTGCATGATTCCCACGCTCAAACCGGCAGAAACGTTCATTTCCTCATTAATGTTATATTGGTAAGCATAAGAACCGTGAATGGTTCCGGTACTTACAGGCCCACAGACATCATAATAGATTGTTCCGCCCCATCCCATGGGATATTTGACCATCGGGCCATATACGCTGATTGAATTGGTGATCGGCGCATCGGAAAGGCCAACCCATTGAAAACGGTTGGAGGATGTTACCTGGAAATACTTGTTGGTTCCCGCTATCGCAGGGTTCAGAACAAAAGGATTGGTCATGAACATGGTCGATAACGGATCCTGCTGCGCAAGCAATGAAAAACCTGCGACAACGGATAGGCATATTAGGCTGACAATTCGTTTCATCCTCTTATCTTAAAATGGTTACTGTTCCGGTATAGGGTTCTGTTTTACCGTCTTTTACATCAATGATATAATAGTAGGCCCCGATGGGCAATAATTTACCGTTGCGGGAACCGTCCCATTCCACACTGTATCCTTTCGATTCAAATACAAGTTCACCCCAGCGGTTGAACACTCTCACCTTTATCCTTTCGCCATACTGCCAGGCATTTTCAATTCTCCATGTCTGGTTGTAGGCATCTCCGTTGGGACTGAACCCGGTGTATATTTTGATTTTCCTGGCAATGACAACTTTTACCATATCGGTTTCAACGCAACCTTTGTCGGTTGTGCCGAATACGGTATAGAAAATCGTTGACCCGGGCGAGAGCACAACAGCCTGCGCATCAGGATCACTCAGGCCGGTAGCAGGATCCCAATGATAGGATGCAAATCCCGGGGTGGCTGCCAGTGTCGCTGTTTCTCCTTCAAGCAGGTACAATGAATCGCCCACACTGGCCTGTTCGCCAGAAGGATCATAGATATCCATTCCGATCCGTTCATGAACATCAATAACTACGGTATCTTTATCGTAACAGCCATTGTCATATACCGTGTAGATGAACGGCGTACGGGTCTGAACGGTGGCAATAGGACTGATCAGTGTATTATCATCAAGCAGATTTGCCGGTTCCCATTTCACGCTGTCGGCAATGGGCGAACCAAACAACTGGTATTCCGTTCCCGGGCAGATGGTATCATCCTCGCCGGCATAGGCATTGGCCTGGTTAAGCCCGACTACAGTGAAATCAAATTCACCGCTGTTACAGCCGTTTGTGTCGGAAACGACAAGCTTGTAATTTCCTGCTTCAATACCTGACAGGTCTTCCGATGTGCCGCCGTTGCTCCATTCATAAGTGTACTCGCCTGATCCGCCCGTTACGGTGACATCAATGGCACCGTCGGTTGTCACGGCCGAGCACGATGCATCGGTAATAGCTGCAGTGGCCACTATTTCAGAAGGTTCACCGATCACAATGGTGCTTAAGAAAAGCCGGCCTTCGCTGTCTTCAATTTTTACATCATATGATCCCGCTGTCTGTCCTGTAAACGAGAAAGCTCCGCTGTTAATCACAAGGGTATCGGTAAATGAACCGGTAAGTGTATAAGGCCCGGTTCCGTCAATCAGGGCAAGGAAGAAACTGCCATCGGCAAGACCGTAGCATGAAACATCGTGCTTTGTAACATCCACGTTCAGGATTTCAACACTCAGGTTGACATCCTGTGCGAATGTACATCCGAGCGAATCGGTGACAAGCACGTGGTAAATACCGGCAGCGAGATTGGTGAATTTGCCGCTGTCCTGAACCGTAGTACCATTATCAATCGAATACTCATAAGGCGCAACTCCTCCGCTGGCTGTGAGTGTGATGCTTCCCGGATCGGTTCCGATAACCGGAACAATGTCAATATCCACAATAAGCTCTTCATGCTGATAAATGGTTATTGTGGAATCGAGCGAACAGCCGTTAAGATCAGTTGCCCTGATGGTATAGGTTCCGGCTGCTAAATTCAGGAATACACCTGAATCGGCAACCGAT harbors:
- a CDS encoding NAD-dependent epimerase/dehydratase family protein, translating into MKILVTGANGFLASNVIRELNKRGHQVRALVRATADLSALNGADYELFRGNMVNMIDAEDAVTGCDVVIHAAADTSQHYRSFEPLMQTNYQATLNLLEASGKHHIKRFIFISTANTLGHGTRKNPGNETNPVKYPFSHAPYAISKMKAQELVQDYGLTAKLNTVVVNPTFMIGPYDTKPSSGRILLMMYGRRFVFIPPGGKNFIHVGDASIAICNAIQNGKSGSCYLLANENLTYSEFFEKLKKTTGQKSLKILLPGWFLSLLGDIGNLISYAGIRSDLNSINAEILRTGNYYTGLKAVHELNMPQTPVETAIKDAMQWFRENGYLKP
- a CDS encoding RNA polymerase sigma factor is translated as MPFHKQGNDKSLVQGCLQGDRYWQKMLFEKYKDAMYTVAFRILRNEALAADALQEGFIEVFRGISNYRFESSLGTWIRTIIIRCSLRIQRKEFRYTPDTATELEQSGDLSESAGWDENLTGELLDKAISLLSPGYRSVFILIEVEGYSHKETATMLNISEGTSKSQLSRAKVILQHYLQEFKDDR
- a CDS encoding DUF5009 domain-containing protein: MYAGYWILDAGCRKSARTGMALKRAILDAGCWMKTNTDPNTDLRFKKSCQTQYLIKFICSQPIIFTHFHFMKPHSTQNRMISLDFLRGLTIAFMILVNNPGSEEQKFYLLGHAPWHGITIADFVFPFFVFIMGISITLSLSKLKDSRPNQTLYFRIAKRTFLLFGIGILLNLLLIPYLGGLRIAGVLQRIAIVYLACSILYIKTGWKTQTAIAAVILIGYWLVMTLVPVPETGKPSLEPVNNLASWFDRKYLPGILWDKVHDPEGILSTFPAIVTGMLGMLTGTFMRKFEKLSGAVRKLPILGISLLLAGIAWSFVFPVNKNLWTSSFVLVTAGSALLVFALCIWVIDIMKRDKLVFPFVVFGSNAIAAYIISFLFLGLVTPAFFAGKSLVQVCWDAMVSVGISPEFSSLIWALMYVGLCYIPVYVLYRKKIFVKL
- a CDS encoding DUF4296 domain-containing protein, which codes for MQKKIFLSGYRAAGIVIILLLSVSCRHNHKAFILPEKQFISVLVDLHIAESIGVQYRRDMDLKYRVDSATLYGSVFEKHHITRAMFDSTLIYYGARPEKFQKIYNAVTAKLKRMEQDIIDTEKQIEIAGTETLYKNDTTYVFPKNGPDRIAIDVPISGPGIYTVSADVKLLDDDMSVDPRMSVYLYKSDTSAEGRKLNFQEIRFTNRTGENRNYEAVRRVIDSSYTNIRGYIANYSNTDSTFRRNMVVKNIIVTRRDINYGKAYPARVE
- a CDS encoding type IX secretion system membrane protein PorP/SprF, whose product is MKRIVSLICLSVVAGFSLLAQQDPLSTMFMTNPFVLNPAIAGTNKYFQVTSSNRFQWVGLSDAPITNSISVYGPMVKYPMGWGGTIYYDVCGPVSTGTIHGSYAYQYNINEEMNVSAGLSVGIMQYKIDFSKIDMYDDADPVVNSKESYYIPDANVGFYFWSSTYNVGLVFRHVLNNKINLYSSTSRDSSSRLKPHIYLVGGYKYYVNREWAVEPGIVLKKVWPAPFQLDVNCRVWYKNMYWAGLSYRTQEALSIMIGYIYDRKIYIGYSYDLVLNPLGAHNFGSHEIMLGYRFNDIKD